A single window of Nicotiana sylvestris chromosome 3, ASM39365v2, whole genome shotgun sequence DNA harbors:
- the LOC138887112 gene encoding uncharacterized protein yields the protein MKGIMRIEKKGKLSLRFIIPFEVLERIGEVTYRLALPPGLTEVHPVFHVCMIRKYLLDRPHVLDYNIVKLDESLCYKEDLVAIVGRQVRQLRSKKISALKVQWRGQPVEKAT from the coding sequence ATGAAAGGTATCATGAGGATcgaaaagaagggcaagctgagtcTGAGGTTCATCATTCCATTTGAGGTGTTAGAGCGAATTGGAGAGGTTACTTACAGGCTTGCTTTGCCACCTGGTCTAACAGAAGTTCATCCAGTTTTCCATGTGTGTATGATCCGGAAGTACCTTCTCGACAGGCCACATGTGTTAGATTACAATATAGTTAAGCTAGATGAGAGTTTGTGTTATAAGGAGGATCTAGTTGCTATTGTTGGCAGGCAGGTCCGCCAGTTGAGGTCTAAGAAGATTTCAGCTttaaaggtccagtggaggggtcAACCAGTCGAGAAGGCAACTTGA